One Synechococcus sp. Nb3U1 genomic window, CAGGCGAGATGCTGTTTGCATGATACTGCTCGGTTTCCCCTGAGAACGATGGGGTGCTCTACAATAAGAAGAGATATGAAATTTTGTAAAACCTCTCATACTGCGGCTCCATGACCTCTGTGCTTTCCCCTTTTGGCCCTGTAGAAGCGGATCTGGAGCGTTTACGCCAGAACCTAACCCGGTTGGTAAGTGCCAAACACCCAATTCTGGCCACAGCTGCCGAGCACCTCTTTTCGGCGGGGGGGAAAGGGATCCGACCGGCGATCGTCCTGTTGATCGCCCGTGCCACCACCCCGGATGGGGAAATTACCCCACGGCATTGGCGCTTGGCGGAAATTACCGAGATGATCCATACGGCCAGCTTGGTGCACGACGATGTGATCGACACAGCCGATGTGCGGCGCGGCATCGATACGGTCAATACCCTCTTTGACAATCGGGTGGCGGTGCTGGCAGGAGATTATCTGTTTGGGCAGGCCGCTTGGTACTTGGCCAATTTAGACGATTTAGAGGTGGTGAAGCTGCTCTCCAAGGTAATCATGGATCTGCCGGAGGGAGAGGTGCGCCAGAGCCTGACTCGCTTTGATCCAGATTTGTCGATGGAAGACTACCTGGCCAAGAGCTTTTACAAAACCGCTTCGCTCATGTCCGGCAGTTCCAAAGCTTCAGGGATCCTGAGCGGCGTAGATCCTGAGGTGGCGGAGCGATTGTTCGATTTTGGCCGTGACCTGGGGATTGCCTTTCAAATCGTCGATGATTTGCTGGATTTCACCGCCTCGACGGAGGCACTAGGCAAACCGGTGGGATCCGATCTCAGCCAGGGCAACCTGACCGCGCCTGTCCTGTTTGCTCTACAGGAGTTTCCCCAAATGCGGGAGCTGATTCTGACTGAGCTAGTCGATCCACAAGCCCTGAAGCAAGCCCTAGAGTGGGTGTATCAAAGCCAAGGGATCCCGCGCTCCCGTCAGTTGGCCCGCGACTATGCTCATCGGGCTGCCGATGCTCTGCACAGTTTGCCCGACTCCCTAGCCCGGCGTGCCCTGTTTCAGATGGTGGACTACGTGCTGGAGCGGCTACGCTAAGGAGTTCCTGTCGGGATCCCATTCCATGATCTCAGGCCAGAGCGTTAGCGCTCAGCTGCCCCCATCTTGAGGGGGAAGATTCCTCACTTGGGCTTCTGAAGGCAACTCCGGATACTCTTGTGTGGCGAAGAAATGCAGGCGATTCGGGGGCCAAAAGCGGAAGATGGTATTGCCGATAATGTTTTCTTCTGGCAAAAAGCCCCACACATGGGAGTCTTGGCTGTCGTTGCGGTTATCCCCCATCACAAAATAGGAAGCAGGCGGCACTACAAAGTCGGATCCCTGAGCCCTCACCCCTGGGCAGCGATCGCCGGGACAAGAGTAGTTGGGCGGGGCATAGATATAGTCTTCCTGGAGGGGGATCCCATTGATGAAGACCTCGCCATCGTCAATGCGAATGCGATCCCCTGGCAGACCGATCACCCGCTTGATGTAGGCACCATCGAAGTTCAACTTAGCGGGCGGGTTGAAAACAATGATATCGCCCCGTTGGGGGGAACCAAAGCGGTAGCTCACCTTTTCCACCACCAGCCGATCTCCTTCCTCCAGCGTCGGCAACATCGAATCCGACGGGATCCAGCGTGCTTCGGCCACAAAGGTACGAATGCCAAAGGCCAGCAATAGCGCCAACAAAATGGTTAGCAGGTTCTCCCGTTGGCTCTGCCACCAGCTGCGGGATCCCGAATGGGTAGGAGGCTTCGATTCCGGCAGCTTGGGCTGGGGCAGAGAAGCAGGATCTTCTGGCGGCATGGATACTCAACGCACAAGACTTCACGATCCCAAGATTATCGCACCCAACTTAGATCAGCAGGATGGGATCCCGTCCCATTCAACCTACACTGGAGGGCCAAGTGGCAATGAGTTGTGCAGAATCAGTATCTTCTGATACATTGTCCTAATGGCCAACCCCCCTGAGAATTTGACCTTAAGATTTCAACAGAAGAGCGCCTAGTTTGGGTGGAAAAGTTCACTTGCTAGAATTCAGTTTTTCCCAATCCTGTTGATAGGCGGCGATCATCTGAGCTTGGACTTGAATTGCTGTCAGGGTTTCCGTCATCAGGGGCCAGTCGGTATTGGGGGGGCTGGGATACTGCTTTAACTTATCAACCGTGCTGCTCAGGGTCATTTGCAGTTGTTGCAGCATTTGATGGGCTTGTTGTGCCAGCGCCAGAGTTTCTGTGACACGGCCATTGTTCTGGTTCTGCTGATATTTCTGTAGGGCCTCCCCCCGCAAAATATTCAGGATTGCCCCTTCCTTAGAGCGCTGTAGGATCACCCGCAACTGCAACACCAAAGGTTCACCTTTATACATCCGCTCCACTTCCGCCTGCTGGGGTTCTCCAATCAAGTCAGGATCCAAGGCCATCATCCGCTTCATGGAGGCCAACAATTTGGAGCGCACCGATTCGGAAAGTTCTCTGAACAGATCCCGCAAAATGCCCTGCTGACGATAGCGCACTCGACACAACACCCCCTCTTGGGGCTCCACAAAAATTTGATCGGCCTTCTCGTCTAGAGCCCGTCGCAGCATCGAGTTGAGCAACTGCTGAACTGTTTCTTCCGATTCGCTTGGGGGGGCAGGGGGAGAGGTTTGGCTAGCAGGAGACGGTACAGCCGGAGCCATCTGAGTTTCTGGCCCACCTTTGGGAGTGGGCACCTCTCGGGTAACCCGGTTGGCTTGAGCTTGCAACCGCAATTGAGCCACCTCTGCCGGATCAGGGGGATGGCTGAAGTAGTAGGCGATCAGATCTTGCTGCTGTTCAAAGGTGAGGGGGATCGGCTCGACCGAAATTTGCGAGTAGGCCAGCATTTTGCCCACATAGTCCAGCGCCGCCAAATCCTGGGGATCCACCATGCCCAAAATCAAGCTGTCGGTATCCAGGGCAACCGGCACCACCTGATAGTAGATGCAGATCTCGACGGGCAGATACTGAGCAATCAAGGCCGGTATCCGCGTCCGGTCGATTTTGGTGTGTCGTCCTACCGCCAGAGAGGCATCTGGATCAGTCATGGCAAGCCCGGATCCCGCGTAGGCGAGACATCGTTCCTAATCACTGTAGTCTATGGAGCGATGTGTGATCCCCATCGCCCTCAAGACTCGTCCAACCGGCTCAAATTGACTAAAGTGTAATATTAGGACGACTCTTAATCCTCTCACTACAAAAGAAGCGAAGGCCTTGTTAAGTCTTGGAGTCAACATTGATCACATCGCCACTGTTCGACAGGCGCGCCGCACGGTAGAGCCCGATCCGGTGGCAGCAGCGGTGATTGCGGAGTTGGCAGGCGCGGATGGCATCACGGTGCATTTGCGCGAAGATCGCCGGCACATTCAAGATCGGGATGTACGCCTGCTGCGGCAAACCGTGCGTACCCACCTCAACCTGGAAATGGCGGCTACAGATGAGATGGTGGCAATTGCCCTTGAGGTCAAACCCGACTATGTCACGTTGGTGCCGGAGCGGCGGGAAGAAGTGACCACCGAGGGGGGCCTGAATGTGGCCGGGCAGGTGTCGCGCCTCAGCGATGTGGTGGGCCAGTTACAGGGATCCGGCATTCCCGTTAGCCTGTTTGTCGACCCGGATCCGACCCAAATTGCGGCAGCCGCCCAGGTGGGATCCCAGTGGATTGAACTGCATACGGGGCGCTATGCTGAAGCCTCCTCAGCAACCGAGCGGGAGGTGGAGCTCAATCACCTGGAAGACGCCAGTCATCAGGCTATCGACCTGGGCCTACGGGTGAATGCGGGGCATGGGCTTACCTACTGGAATGTCGGCCCCGTGGCACGGATCCCGGGCATGGAGGAGTTGAATATCGGCCATAGCATTGTCAGTCGGGCGGTACTGGTGGGGTTGGACCGGGCGGTACGAGAGATGCGTCAAGCAATGGGATTAGGCTTTGGGGTAGGCCCGACATGAACTCGGATTACTACGGCTACGAAAACCACATTCTCGAGCAGGCTGAGATTGATCGTCTGTTGGATCTGCTCCCTGCTAGCATGCGGGAGAGCGTGAAAATCTTGCCTGCCTCAGAGCGGCAAACCTTGGTGATCAAAGGTCGTCGGCAAATGCCTTGGGATCGGCAGATGCAGCTGTTCATTAAGCCCTATGAGTGGCGACAATTTACGCCAGTACAGCGGGCGGGGTTGTTCCTACACAAGGTGGGCTACTACAGTCGGGCAGTGTCGCGCCAGATCGACTTTTACCTGGCCGTGGCGGCGCTAGGGGGGTTGAGCTTGATCTTCGAGGCTGTCCAACAAGATCCCGTGGGGGCGACGGTTTCGGGGGGCTTGAGTGGCTTGGCCCTCTGGCAGTTGCGCCGCGATCAAACCAATGACCGACGCTTGTTGGCTGCCGATGCCTATGCGGTCGATCGCATGGTGCTGCGGGGGATCCCTCGACTACAGGCGGTGGAAGCCCTGGGACAGGCTCTGCACGTGGAGGCGCGCTTGGAGGGGCGCTCAGGCAATGAGCTGCTGGATATGTTGCGCTACCAAAATCTGAAGCGGTTGGCCCAACGTCCGGCGGAAGATATCGTGCTGAGCTGATTTGGGGCAGATGTTATCGCCGTCACGACTGGGATCCCTGGTGGGGCGAGGGGCCTGGGGACAACATCTGTTGCAGGTGGCCACGACCGATTCCACCAACCGGCTGCTTCTGGACTGGGGCCGTCATTTTCCCCAGCCGCTCCCACTGGGCACCGTTTTGGTCAGTACCCGTCAACGGGCTGGGCGGGGACAACATGGACGGGTTTGGCAGTCTGAGCCGGGGGGGCTGTATTTGTCGGTATGGCTGGGCCCGCCAGGACCCGGCAAGTGGGAATCCCCAGAATCGGATCCCTCGTTGCTGGAGCTGACTTTGGCTTTGGCTTGGGGAGTTGTCAGGCAATTGCGGCAAACCCTGGGGATCCCGCTGGGGTTGAAGTGGCCGAATGATTTGGTTGTGGTGGATGAGGAGCATTCTGAGCGCTTGCTAAAGCTGGGGGGGATACTACTCCAGAGTCGCTTTGGTGGGGCAGGACAGCTGCTGGGTTTGGTGGCTGGCTGCGGGCTGAACCTGAATAACGGAGTGCCACAGGGGGCGATCTCGTTGTCACAACTGCTGGGATCCCGGCAGGATCGCACTTGGGTGGGATCCCTGGTTTTGCGGGGTATGGAGCGCGGCTTCCGCACCTGGCAGCAGTCGGGGTTCCAGCCCATTCGCTGGGAGTATGAGAGCTGGATGATCCCCACGCAAGTCGATTGGCCAGAAGCAGAGGCTGTCGCCACGGTTTTGGGCCTTGCCGAGGACGGGAGGATCCGGGTACAACCACAAGGGGAGCTACATTCCCAACAGCGGCAGTCCATTCTGACGCTTTCGCCCGACCAAGTGCGTTTGAGCTATCACATTCCCGTTCGCGGCAGCCTGTAGTTTTTCTCGTGTGGCCTGTGTTGAAACTGGTGATGGATCCCCTATTCGCGGCCTTGCGGCTCTCTTTTGCGCGATCTCGACAGTTGCGACGGCTAAGCTTTGGGCTGGGGCTGGGGCTATGTCTGCTCTGGTTTTATCCCAGTGCCCTTTTGGCGCAAACTCAGCCGGAGAGCCTACCTCCACCGCCTGTGGTTGAGCCGGCTTTAGATACCCCTGGAGCGGCGGCCCTGCTTCTAGACGGAGCCATTCCGATGCCAGAGACTTCTCTAGAAGCTGCAACATCCCCCGCAGCAGCCGATGAGCCCCTGACCCTGGAAGCCGAAACCCGTACCGAGACGGTGGTGGGTCGGGAAATTGTCATCGAGCCGGAGGAAACCCGCCACTTGGCTGCTCCCCCGGATTCCGGCGACCCAACTGGGGTGCCGATTGTGCTGATGGAACGAACCTCCGGTCGGCGCATCATCATTTCTCCCGGACAAGAGATTCGCATTGAGGATCCCAGCCAAGTCCAAGAGGCAGACCCCGAACCTCCGACCCGACCAGAGCTAGCAGCAGGGGATGAGCGGTTGTTGTATCCCTTACCGCGCCCTGTGCCGATTACTTCCGGGTTCGGCATGCGCATGCACCCGATTCGCGGACAGCCGGAGTTTCATGCTGGTGTAGATTTGGGGGCCAGCATGGGCACACCGATCCTGGCCTCCTTCAGCGGCAAGGTGGTGGCTTCTGGATCGTTGGGGGGATTGGGGATTGCCGTGGTACTGGAACACGCGGGTCATCAGCGCACTCGCTATGGCCACATGTCTGAGGTGGCAGTGGCTACTGGAGAACGGGTGGAACAGGGATCCGTGATTGGCTATGTGGGTGCATCTGGGGAGGTGACCGGGCCGCATTTGCATTTTGAGCTGTGGAAGCGGGCCACCGCTCAAGACTGGGTGGTGTTGGATGCCACAGATGACCTGAAGATCGCCGTGGCTCAGTTACCGGGTTAGCAGTGCCTGAGTTAATATCAGTGAGTGGGATCCCGGTTGGATCTGGTTTTTGCGGACGTGGCGGAATGGCAGACGCGCTAGACTTAGGATCTAGTGCCGCAAGGCGTAAGGGTTCAAGTCCCTTCGTCCGCATAGGGATTAGGCCTGTTTAGGGCTAGGGTCAGGATCTCAGTATCCACATTGCCTCCGGAGAGAATCACCCCGATCCGTCGTCTGGGCAAAACTATTTTTTGGGCCAGAAGAGCGGCAATTCCGACTGCACCCGTCGGTTCAATCACCAGCTTCAGGCGCGTCAGCAACAGCTGCATCGCACGTAGAATGTCGGCATCGCTTACCAGCACCACCTCATCCACATAGCGCTGAATGACGGGGAAAGTGTGTTGCCCCGGATAAGAGGTACGAATGCCATCCGCAATGGTGTTGGGCACCGGGATCCGCACTCGTTCCCCTTTTTGCAAAGACAGAAAATAATCGTTGCCGGTCTCCGGTTCTACCCCATAGAGGCGCATTGTGGGGTTGAGAGCCTTAGCCACCAGCGCACAGCCGCTGAGCAACCCGCCGCCACCGAGGGGCACTACCAACGCATCCAATTCCGGCACCTGCTGCAAAAACTCCAGCGCACAAGTCCCCTGCCCGGCCATAATGCGAGGCTCATCATAGGGTGGAATGAGAAGGGATCCCTGTTCGGTCGCGATTTGCTGGGCTAAAACCTCTCGGTCTTCCGTTTGCCGGTCGTAGAAGCGAATTTGCGCTCCATAGCTTTGAGTGGCTTGTATCTTGGCCTGCGGGGCATCCTCCGGCATGACAATCGTGGCCGGGAGCTTGAATTCTGCTGCCGCAATTGCTACCCCCTGAGCGTGGTTTCCAGAAGAAAACGCCACCACTCCCTGCTGAAGGGATCCCTCTTCTAGGCTGGCGAGAAAGTTGAGTGCCCCGCGCACCTTGAACGAGCCGCCCCGCTGAAAGGACTCCGCTTTGCAAAACACCTGAGCACCCATCCGACGATCTAGGTAGCGGCTGGTGTGAATGGGGGTACGGTGGACTCGCTGGCCAATCCGGCTCTGAGCCAAACAAACATCCTCCAGGCTAAGCATGACCTAGGCAGGGAAGATCACCTGCAGAATCTGTTCAGCCGGAATCGAATCGATTACCCCATCAGCGGCAGTGACCGCCCGAAAAGGCCCTTCTGATGGCAATAACCGCGTCGGATCGGTGGGACCAAACAGAGCCACCAGAGGGGTTTGAGTGGCAACTGCCAAGTGCATCGGGGCACTATCCGTACACAGCAGCAGCGTTGCTCCTGCAATCAGAGCCGCCAGTTGTCCCAATTGGGCAGGCCGACTGACCCACAAATCCGGCAGCTGCGATAGGAAGCCATCCGCCAGCTTTTCATCCT contains:
- the sds gene encoding solanesyl diphosphate synthase, whose translation is MTSVLSPFGPVEADLERLRQNLTRLVSAKHPILATAAEHLFSAGGKGIRPAIVLLIARATTPDGEITPRHWRLAEITEMIHTASLVHDDVIDTADVRRGIDTVNTLFDNRVAVLAGDYLFGQAAWYLANLDDLEVVKLLSKVIMDLPEGEVRQSLTRFDPDLSMEDYLAKSFYKTASLMSGSSKASGILSGVDPEVAERLFDFGRDLGIAFQIVDDLLDFTASTEALGKPVGSDLSQGNLTAPVLFALQEFPQMRELILTELVDPQALKQALEWVYQSQGIPRSRQLARDYAHRAADALHSLPDSLARRALFQMVDYVLERLR
- the lepB gene encoding signal peptidase I, producing MPPEDPASLPQPKLPESKPPTHSGSRSWWQSQRENLLTILLALLLAFGIRTFVAEARWIPSDSMLPTLEEGDRLVVEKVSYRFGSPQRGDIIVFNPPAKLNFDGAYIKRVIGLPGDRIRIDDGEVFINGIPLQEDYIYAPPNYSCPGDRCPGVRAQGSDFVVPPASYFVMGDNRNDSQDSHVWGFLPEENIIGNTIFRFWPPNRLHFFATQEYPELPSEAQVRNLPPQDGGS
- a CDS encoding ATPase, T2SS/T4P/T4SS family — its product is MTDPDASLAVGRHTKIDRTRIPALIAQYLPVEICIYYQVVPVALDTDSLILGMVDPQDLAALDYVGKMLAYSQISVEPIPLTFEQQQDLIAYYFSHPPDPAEVAQLRLQAQANRVTREVPTPKGGPETQMAPAVPSPASQTSPPAPPSESEETVQQLLNSMLRRALDEKADQIFVEPQEGVLCRVRYRQQGILRDLFRELSESVRSKLLASMKRMMALDPDLIGEPQQAEVERMYKGEPLVLQLRVILQRSKEGAILNILRGEALQKYQQNQNNGRVTETLALAQQAHQMLQQLQMTLSSTVDKLKQYPSPPNTDWPLMTETLTAIQVQAQMIAAYQQDWEKLNSSK
- a CDS encoding pyridoxine 5'-phosphate synthase, yielding MLSLGVNIDHIATVRQARRTVEPDPVAAAVIAELAGADGITVHLREDRRHIQDRDVRLLRQTVRTHLNLEMAATDEMVAIALEVKPDYVTLVPERREEVTTEGGLNVAGQVSRLSDVVGQLQGSGIPVSLFVDPDPTQIAAAAQVGSQWIELHTGRYAEASSATEREVELNHLEDASHQAIDLGLRVNAGHGLTYWNVGPVARIPGMEELNIGHSIVSRAVLVGLDRAVREMRQAMGLGFGVGPT
- a CDS encoding DUF3318 domain-containing protein, which gives rise to MNSDYYGYENHILEQAEIDRLLDLLPASMRESVKILPASERQTLVIKGRRQMPWDRQMQLFIKPYEWRQFTPVQRAGLFLHKVGYYSRAVSRQIDFYLAVAALGGLSLIFEAVQQDPVGATVSGGLSGLALWQLRRDQTNDRRLLAADAYAVDRMVLRGIPRLQAVEALGQALHVEARLEGRSGNELLDMLRYQNLKRLAQRPAEDIVLS
- a CDS encoding biotin--[acetyl-CoA-carboxylase] ligase produces the protein MLSPSRLGSLVGRGAWGQHLLQVATTDSTNRLLLDWGRHFPQPLPLGTVLVSTRQRAGRGQHGRVWQSEPGGLYLSVWLGPPGPGKWESPESDPSLLELTLALAWGVVRQLRQTLGIPLGLKWPNDLVVVDEEHSERLLKLGGILLQSRFGGAGQLLGLVAGCGLNLNNGVPQGAISLSQLLGSRQDRTWVGSLVLRGMERGFRTWQQSGFQPIRWEYESWMIPTQVDWPEAEAVATVLGLAEDGRIRVQPQGELHSQQRQSILTLSPDQVRLSYHIPVRGSL
- a CDS encoding M23 family metallopeptidase translates to MLKLVMDPLFAALRLSFARSRQLRRLSFGLGLGLCLLWFYPSALLAQTQPESLPPPPVVEPALDTPGAAALLLDGAIPMPETSLEAATSPAAADEPLTLEAETRTETVVGREIVIEPEETRHLAAPPDSGDPTGVPIVLMERTSGRRIIISPGQEIRIEDPSQVQEADPEPPTRPELAAGDERLLYPLPRPVPITSGFGMRMHPIRGQPEFHAGVDLGASMGTPILASFSGKVVASGSLGGLGIAVVLEHAGHQRTRYGHMSEVAVATGERVEQGSVIGYVGASGEVTGPHLHFELWKRATAQDWVVLDATDDLKIAVAQLPG
- a CDS encoding threonine ammonia-lyase, with the translated sequence MAQSRIGQRVHRTPIHTSRYLDRRMGAQVFCKAESFQRGGSFKVRGALNFLASLEEGSLQQGVVAFSSGNHAQGVAIAAAEFKLPATIVMPEDAPQAKIQATQSYGAQIRFYDRQTEDREVLAQQIATEQGSLLIPPYDEPRIMAGQGTCALEFLQQVPELDALVVPLGGGGLLSGCALVAKALNPTMRLYGVEPETGNDYFLSLQKGERVRIPVPNTIADGIRTSYPGQHTFPVIQRYVDEVVLVSDADILRAMQLLLTRLKLVIEPTGAVGIAALLAQKIVLPRRRIGVILSGGNVDTEILTLALNRPNPYADEGT